In Fodinibius saliphilus, a genomic segment contains:
- a CDS encoding 4Fe-4S dicluster domain-containing protein, whose amino-acid sequence MPKWGMIIDLEQCINCKACEVACTQTNNVPRGSRRNVFDFGIDHVKDEIRISLPMSCMQCENAPCLEVCPTKATYQRPDGIVDIDPDLCTGCGYCIVGCPYNTRSIVELDDNNPIDEKVNDEDLQSFLGTCTKCNFCVVKVDAGLQQGLMPGIDIEATPSCVNMCSSKALHFGDLENPNSNISKMVREENVECLHPEVGTAPSLWYILPEDYTLKNNMK is encoded by the coding sequence ATGCCTAAATGGGGAATGATCATAGATCTGGAACAATGTATCAACTGCAAAGCATGTGAAGTCGCTTGCACGCAAACCAATAATGTACCTAGAGGGAGCCGCAGAAATGTTTTTGATTTCGGAATAGATCACGTTAAAGATGAAATACGTATTTCTCTGCCGATGAGCTGCATGCAATGTGAAAACGCCCCCTGCCTTGAGGTTTGTCCTACCAAAGCAACTTATCAACGACCCGATGGTATCGTCGATATTGATCCGGATTTGTGTACAGGGTGTGGATACTGCATAGTTGGATGTCCATATAACACCAGGTCAATAGTAGAACTAGATGATAATAACCCAATTGATGAAAAAGTTAATGACGAAGATCTCCAATCATTCTTGGGAACCTGTACAAAGTGTAATTTTTGTGTTGTAAAAGTGGATGCGGGGTTACAACAGGGCCTAATGCCAGGTATAGATATTGAAGCAACACCATCTTGTGTAAACATGTGTAGTTCTAAAGCATTGCATTTTGGGGATTTGGAAAATCCAAATAGTAACATATCCAAAATGGTAAGAGAAGAAAATGTAGAATGCCTACATCCGGAAGTTGGAACTGCCCCCTCTTTGTGGTACATCCTTCCAGAGGATTATACCCTAAAAAATAACATGAAATAA